In Acidiferrobacteraceae bacterium, the genomic window GCAGCACTGCGACTTTTCCGAGCAGGTCACCAGCAGCGACGGCAACCTTCGTCCCGATATGGTGATCCGCATGCCGGATCGGCGCGAGATCGTGGTCGATGCCAAGACCCCGCTGGATGCATACCTCAGTGCCGTCGAAGCGCGCGACGACGCGGAACGAAAACGCTTCCTCGAACAACACGCGGCCAATGTTCGCAAGCGCGTGCGCGAGCTGGCCAGCAAGGGCTACTGGAACCAATTCCCGAACGCGCCCGATTTCGTCGTGCTCTTCATCCCCGGTGATCAGTTCCTGTCGGCCGCCCTGGATGAGGACCGGCAACTGCTCGAGGATGCCTTGCAGCAACAGATCGTACTGACCACGCCGACCAGCCTTGTCGCCCTGCTTCGGGCCATCGCGTATGGCTGGCGTCAGGAGGCCCTGGCGGCCAACGCAGACAAGGTGCGCGAGATCGGCAACGAGCTCTATCAGCGGCTAACCACGTTCGCCGAACACCTGACCCGGGTCGGCAAGGGACTGGATACCGCGGTCACGAACTACAACAAGGCCATTGGATCCTTCGATACCAAGGTCGTGCCCGGGGCGCGCAAGTTCACCGAATTGGGTCTCTCGACAGGCAAAAAACTGGAAATTCCGGAAGCGGTCGAGACCGGTTTGCGCCAAACTACCGTATCCGACAAGGACTGAGGGGCCGGCGACCAATTCCCGGGACTATAATCGGAATAAATAGAAGGGATTCCGATACCCGCCCCGTGAACGAACTCAACAAGCACTATTTTGCGGACCCGACTGCGTCGCCGGCCGATCTTCCCATCTTGATCGTCGAGGATTCCGCAACCACGGCCACCGTACTGTCCAAGTACCTGTCGGAACGCTTTGACCTCGTTCAGGTCAAGGACGGCGCCGAGGCCTGGGCACTCCTGCATGATGGACCGGAGATCGGTCTGATCATTACCGATATCAACATGCCCAACATGAACGGCCACGAGCTGTTGTCACGCATCCGCAGCAGCGACTCCGCCTACATCGTCAAACTCCCGGTCATCGTCATGACCGGAGCAAGCGATGTCCGCGATCGCAACGAAGCGTTTCGCAACGGGGCGAGCGATTTCATCACGAAGCCCATTGATGAGGTCGAACTCAGCGCGCGCGTGAACGTCCACTACAACCTGGCCCGCATCATCCGCGAGCTCGAGGCCAGCAGTGAAGCCCTCGCTCGCCAGGCCACCACCGACCCGTTGACCGGCCGGGCGAATCGACGGTTCTTCCTCGAACGCGCGGAGGAATGCCTTGCCAAGAACCAGCGCTACAAGACCCATTGTTCGGTCATCATGATTGATGTGGACCACTTCAAATCGGTCAACGATCAACACGGCCACGAAACCGGCGACGAGTTGTTGCGGGCCATCGGCGATCGCCTCCATGGAGTGGTTCGTGAGGTAGACACGGTCGCGCGCATCGGCGGGGAGGAGTTTGCCGTGCTCCTGCCCGATACCAATCTGCTCGGGGCTGCAATCATGGCCGAACGGCTTCGCAAGTCCGTGGATCAGGAGGATTTCAGCTGCTGTCACCGCTCCATGCACATCACCATGAGCGCGGGCATTGCCTCCTTCGATTCGGATGATGCCGATTCGGTGCGCGACGTACTGCGCATAGCGGATCAGCGCCTGTACCTGGCCAAACAGCTTGGGCGCAATCGAATCGCCGTCAATGACGAGGGCAAAACCAGCTTCGCCTGAATCGGGCTTCCACACAGCCGAAGAAAAATCATTACAATAGGCAAACCTCATCTGGAACCGATTCATGAACCAATCCACAGGAATCCTCAAGGACTACCAGCCTGCATCCCATCTTCTGGCCGGCCGCCAAATCGCCGTCACGGGCGCTGACTACGAACTGGGTGACGCCGTTGCACGTGCCGTGGCCGCCCACGGCGGAACGGCGATTCTGATTGGTCGTGACCAGCCGACGCTGGAGAAACTGTACGACGAGCTCGTTCAATCCGGCGCCGCCGAACCGGCCCTGCTGCCCTTTGACCTTTGGCGTGCATCGGCCGACGACTTCGATGCCCTGGGCAAGACGCTGAGCGGGGCGTTCGAGCATCTGGACGGCCTGGCCCACTGCGCCGTGGACCTCGGGATCCTGAGCCACTGGCGGTATATGACCTTTCCATCTGGGTACGGGTGATCCAGGCCAATCTGAACGTACCGTATCTGATGACGCGGGTATGTCTGCCGCTGCTTGAGAAATCTTCCCAATCCAGCGTTGTCTTCACCTCTTCCGATGTGGGCCGGACCGGGCAGCCTTTCTGGGGCGCCTACGGCGTGTCCTGTTTTGCCGTGGAGGGACTGATGCAGACCTGGGCCGCTGAACTGGAGGGCGAATCCACGGTCCGAATCAATACATTGGACCCGGGGCCCTTGCGGACCGCCATGCGCGCCAAGCTGTATCCCGGTGAGGAGCCGGAAACCGTACCGACGCCTGCCGATATCGCCGCCGCCTATCTCTACCTTCTCGGTCCGGACAGCGACGAACTGTCCGGGCGTTCCCTGTCGGCGCACCAGGAGGCCTGAGCGCGAGGCGGCATGCCCCCGAAGACTCCCGGGGAAATACCGCTGAGGCGTGCTGGGCCCGGACCCGGCCCTGGAATATAGTGAAGGCCATGACGCAATCGCTCATCGATCCTTTCGGTCGTCAGATCGAGTATCTGCGCCTGTCAGTCACCGACCGCTGTGATCTGCGTTGCAGCTATTGCCTGCCACCCGGTCATCGCGAGTTCGAGGAACCCGAACACTGGCTGACCTTCGCCGAGATCGAGCGCGTGGTGCGCGCGTTTGCCGAGTTGGGCGTACGGCGCGTCCGCCTCACGGGCGGTGAGCCGCTCACGCGCCGCGGCCTGCCCGTTCTCGCCCGCACGCTGGG contains:
- a CDS encoding SDR family NAD(P)-dependent oxidoreductase codes for the protein MIQANLNVPYLMTRVCLPLLEKSSQSSVVFTSSDVGRTGQPFWGAYGVSCFAVEGLMQTWAAELEGESTVRINTLDPGPLRTAMRAKLYPGEEPETVPTPADIAAAYLYLLGPDSDELSGRSLSAHQEA
- a CDS encoding SDR family NAD(P)-dependent oxidoreductase, coding for MNQSTGILKDYQPASHLLAGRQIAVTGADYELGDAVARAVAAHGGTAILIGRDQPTLEKLYDELVQSGAAEPALLPFDLWRASADDFDALGKTLSGAFEHLDGLAHCAVDLGILSHWRYMTFPSGYG
- the rmuC gene encoding DNA recombination protein RmuC, whose amino-acid sequence is MPFSTGWTNMPDFNTTLVLLIAGVALVAGILGWLLAHLRQQGRVAALQTRLELERESAETKVSELESTFRGLSTRALHENNQAFIQLAEQTLRRLHTEAKGDLEQKEKAVEALVKPIREALDKTETQIRNIEKDRKEAYGSLRQYLDTMVRTQEMLQGETRNLVQALRRPEVRGQWGELTLKRLAELAGMVQHCDFSEQVTSSDGNLRPDMVIRMPDRREIVVDAKTPLDAYLSAVEARDDAERKRFLEQHAANVRKRVRELASKGYWNQFPNAPDFVVLFIPGDQFLSAALDEDRQLLEDALQQQIVLTTPTSLVALLRAIAYGWRQEALAANADKVREIGNELYQRLTTFAEHLTRVGKGLDTAVTNYNKAIGSFDTKVVPGARKFTELGLSTGKKLEIPEAVETGLRQTTVSDKD
- a CDS encoding diguanylate cyclase, with the protein product MNELNKHYFADPTASPADLPILIVEDSATTATVLSKYLSERFDLVQVKDGAEAWALLHDGPEIGLIITDINMPNMNGHELLSRIRSSDSAYIVKLPVIVMTGASDVRDRNEAFRNGASDFITKPIDEVELSARVNVHYNLARIIRELEASSEALARQATTDPLTGRANRRFFLERAEECLAKNQRYKTHCSVIMIDVDHFKSVNDQHGHETGDELLRAIGDRLHGVVREVDTVARIGGEEFAVLLPDTNLLGAAIMAERLRKSVDQEDFSCCHRSMHITMSAGIASFDSDDADSVRDVLRIADQRLYLAKQLGRNRIAVNDEGKTSFA